A genomic stretch from Coregonus clupeaformis isolate EN_2021a chromosome 23, ASM2061545v1, whole genome shotgun sequence includes:
- the eef1akmt1 gene encoding EEF1A lysine methyltransferase 1 — translation MSDSDDDVPQLSAATLAALHEFYTEERDGLVQSTAPVDKYSVGAVEEDWRMSQFWYSDETATRLVEEVIQEAGKGGRIACLSAPSVYQKLKQGVVEGSDGVSAVVLEYDRRFDTYGQEFIFYDYNEPLALPEDLAQQSFDIVLADPPYLSEECLTKVAQTVKYLAKGKVLLCTGAIMEEHAEKLMGLKICSFLPKHNKNLANEFRCFTNYPSNLLS, via the exons ATGAGTGACAGCGACGACGATGTCCCTCAGCTGTCCGCGGCCACTCTGGCTGCCCTGCATGAGTtttacacagaggagagggacggGCTGGTGCAGAGCACAGCACCGGTGGACAAGTACTCGGTGGGGGCGGTGGAAGAGGACTGG CGTATGAGCCAATTCTGGTACAGCGATGAGACAGCAACCAGGCTAGTTGAAGAGGTAATTCAGGAAGCTGGGAAAGGTGGCAG GATAGCCTGTCTGAGCGCACCCAGTGTGTACCAGAAGCTGAAGCAGGGCGTGGTGGAGGGCTCTGACGGTGTGTCGGCTGTGGTTCTTGAGTACGACCGCCGTTTTGACACCTACGGCCAAGAGTTCATCTTCTATGACTACAACGAGCCCCTAGCTCTCCCAGAGGACCTGGCCCAACAGAGTTTTGATATTGTCCTAGCTGACCCCCCCTACCTGTCTGAGGAGTGCCTCACCAAGGTCGCCCAGACTGTCAAGTACCTGGCCAAGGGCAAGGTGCTGCTCTGCACAG GAGCCATCATGGAGGAGCATGCAGAGAAGCTGATGGGTCTGAAGATATGCAGCTTCCTGCCCAAACACAACAAAAACCTGGCCAACGAGTTCCGCTGTTTCACTAACTATCCTTCAAACCTCCTGTCCTGA